In Drosophila willistoni isolate 14030-0811.24 chromosome XR unlocalized genomic scaffold, UCI_dwil_1.1 Seg144, whole genome shotgun sequence, one DNA window encodes the following:
- the LOC6638786 gene encoding charged multivesicular body protein 7 — MLKTHTQQNSRSFTFPDKWQDNAEMQMLFAIFRPRHLSTEDYDIKMKFWKDLITHYCKFHRTCSFSLQELQLQFMRGEQVPACLNSVIQEMHEQKQLRLLSEYEYDSSISWSSWLISSLVQRPLSWGWQRLKNTIVPETLDRNLSMEWVHLEVLQNICNEIIDKVLHKNRGKLLHFDGFKDLCKDSDISTATDRDLTTCIRHLNTQNLIGLEFIMKEATRCIHLIKIPADNKDKHNLVITEADHAMHNLQMTQSNLLRQLETLEGDIKFNDDKVRQYLKENKRQMAKTYLRKRHLLEKNHERRSLALHNIESLQLSVDEAQNSGVVLDAYKIGSKTLQKVLNDSGLKYDNVDEILADVRDTLDQHKEVQDVMSNTAALQDEDLDLEKELTDLLDESKEERRKTTPPSAKANNNNDRVEVLISDEDMLAMLDELSVEEGSIGEQAVRLKKLHT, encoded by the exons ATGCTTAAAACACATACTCAACAAAATTCTAGAAGTTTTACTTTTCCGGATAAATGGCAAGACAACGCGGAAATGCAAATGCTATTTGCCATATTTCGTCCGCGACATCTCAGCACTGAAGATTACGACATAAAGATGAAATTTTGGAAGGATCTAATTACGCATTATTGCAAATTTCATAGAACATGCAGTTTTAGTTTACAAGAGCTGCAACTGCAATTCATGAGAGGTGAACAGGTGCCTGCTTGTCTTAATTCTGTAATTCAAGAGATGCACGAACAAAAACAATTGCGACTTCTCAGTGAATATGAATACGATTCGTCGATTTCCTGGAGTAGTTGGTTAATCTCAAGCCTGGTGCAGCGTCCCCTTTCTTGGGGTTGGCAGCGACTTAAGAATACCATTGTGCCTGAGACTTTGGACAGAAACTTATCTATGGAATGGGTACATTTAGAAGTTTTACAg AATATTTGCAATGAAATAATTGATAAAGTATTGCATAAAAACCGTGGAAAGTTGCTACATTTTGACGGTTTCAAAGACCTTTGCAAGGATTCCGATATATCTACAGCCACTGATCGAGATTTAACTACCTGTATACGtcacttaaatactcaaaatctGATTGGATTGGAATTCATAATGaaagaggcaacccgttgcattcatttaataaaaatacctGCAGATAATAAAGATAAACATAATCTCGTAATCACAGAGGCCGATCATGCCATGCACAATCTTCAGATGACCCAGTCCAATCTTCTCCGGCAGCTAGAAACTCTTGAAGGAGATATCAAATTCAATGATGATAAAGTGCGTCAATATCTCAAAGAGAACAAAAGGCAAATGGCCAAAACCTATTTACGTAAACGACATCTATTGGAAAAGAATCACGAGCGTCGAAGCCTTGCCTTGCACAATATTGAATCCTTACAATTGAGTGTGGATGAGGCCCAGAATAGTGGTGTCGTCCTGGATGCCTATAAAATCGGTTCGAAAACGTTGCAGAAAGTTCTCAACGATTCGGGACTTAAATACGATAATGTTGATGAAATATTGGCCGATGTACGTGACACTTTGGATCAGCATAAAGAAGTTCAAGACGTTATGTCCAACACCGCTGCTCTCCAAGATGAAGATCTGGATCTAGAAAAGGAGCTTACAGATCTTCTCGATGAATCGAAGGAGGAGAGAAGAAAAACTACTCCTCCTTCCGCCAAggcgaacaacaacaacgatcgGGTAGAAGTTTTAATATCCGATGAAGATATGCTTGCCATGTTAGACGAATTAAGCGTTGAGGAGGGCAGCATTGGGGAGCAGGCAGTTCGTCTAAAAAAATTGCATACATGA
- the LOC6638787 gene encoding rho-related BTB domain-containing protein 1 isoform X1, with amino-acid sequence MTKMDNEQPHQELVKCVLVGDTAVGKTRLICARACNKHVSLSQLLSTHVPTVWAIDQYRIYKDVLERSWEVVDGVNVSLRLWDTFGDHDKDRRFAYGRSDVVLLCFSIASPISLRNCKMMWYPEIRRFCPDVPVILVGCKNDLRYMYRDENYLSYFGEKGTFVRAALKSDLVMPDEARAVAKELGVAYYETSVFTYFGVNEVFENAIRSALIARRQQRFWMTNLKKVQKPLLQAPFRPPKPPPPEVTVMVGNYRQDIYNMFLSQAYTDLILVVGGAIKFAVHRFMLAAASSIFQRLLNTELSDMGGRSSSESSMVSSTFGEATIADFNDDTESLIRYETRTQRMWEHLKRRSSYQALPLVEAKRSSDLYRELHHPVLQSIRLVQVENQRGVSGLQTIVALSKLISPQALHQCLRFIYTGTIDKDCNNLQEIREAADLLELPQLTQLLSKPQSIIESPNDEPNPHICLRIKESMERHCIGDGCFSDVTFELDDGLMKAHRAVLVGRCDVMRAMLLGDFREAHSNVIVFPGVTIYTFHKLLCYLYTDQIPPISAVKCLNLLELANRLCLPRLLNLVECRVIEDLTLISQNETNETVDHCLKLLEPVKLHNAHQLAEWCMSYLCVNYNMICKFSLKGLKALHQDNQEYLREHRWPPVWYLKDYDYYQRCLNELNKEVKQKTSRRDSPSDDEGCLCFTGVFSCWLLGKSKRTGGAVGAGGGSAGNAPTDSTTGDNQIFNSTANSINHIDLEADMDLNL; translated from the exons ATGACGAAAATGGATAACGAGCAGCCACATCAAGAGTTGGTCAAATGTGTACTGGTCGGGGATACTGCGGTAGGTAAGACACGTCTAATCTGCGCCAGGGCATGCAATAAGCACGTGTCGCTATCCCAATTGCTATCAACTCATGTGCCCACAGTCTGGGCAATCGATCAGTATCGCATCTACAAAGAT GTTTTGGAGCGTTCGTGGGAAGTTGTGGATGGTGTTAATGTATCTTTACGTCTATGGGACACATTCGGTGATCATGACAAAGATAGGCGTTTTGCCTATGGACGATCCGATGTGGTTCTATTATGTTTCTCCATCGCCAGCCCCATTTCATTACGCAACTGTAAAATGATGTGGTATCCAGAGATACGAAGATTTTGTCCCGATGTTCCCGTCATACTTGTTGGATGTAAGAACGATTTACGATATATGTATCGTGATGAAAATTATCTATCGTATTTTGGTGAAAAGGGCACATTTGTTCG CGCCGCTTTGAAGAGCGATCTTGTGATGCCCGATGAGGCGCGTGCTGTGGCCAAGGAACTGGGCGTGGCCTACTATGAGACCAGTGTCTTTACCTACTTCGGTGTCAATGAGGTATTCGAGAATGCTATACGCTCGGCATTGATTGCACGACGCCAGCAAAGATTCTGGATGACCAATCTGAAAAAGGTTCAAAAGCCATTACTACAAGCCCCATTCCGACCACCGAAACCGCCACCGCCGGAGGTTACCGTCATGGTTGGCAATTATCGCCAGGACATATACAATATGTTCCTCTCGCAAGCCTATACCGATCTCATTCTAGTGGTTGGAGGTGCCATTAAATTTGCCGTTCATAGATTTATGCTTGCGGCGGCCTCCAGTATTTTCCAACGACTATTAAATACCGAGCTCAGCGATATGGGCGGACGGAGTAGCAGTGAATCAAGCATGGTTAGCTCAACATTTGGTGAGGCGACCATTGCGGATTTTAACGATGACACAGAATCTCTAATCCGCTACGAAACACGCACACAACG AATGTGGGAACATCTGAAGCGACGCTCCAGCTATCAGGCTTTGCCGCTTGTGGAGGCCAAACGTTCGAGTGATCTCTATAGGGAACTGCATCATCCTGTATTGCAAAGTATACGATTAGTCCAAGTGGAAAATCAACGAGGAGTCAGTGGCTTGCAAACAATTGTGGCGCTTAGTAAGCTCATCTCACCACAGGCTTTGCATCAATGTCTGAGATTCATATATACGGGAACCATTGACAAAGATTGTAATAATCTGCAA GAAATAAGAGAAGCTGCCGATTTATTAGAACTGCCGCAATTAACTCAGTTACTTTCCAAGCCGCAAAGCATCATAGAAAGTCCCAATGACGAGCCAAATCCTCACATTTGTCTT cGCATCAAAGAGAGTATGGAACGTCATTGCATTGGAGACGGTTGTTTTAGCGATGTAACCTTTGAGCTAGACGATGGTCTTATGAAG GCACATCGCGCTGTTTTGGTGGGTCGTTGCGATGTAATGCGTGCCATGTTATTGGGCGATTTTCGTGAGGCACACTCCAATGTG ATTGTTTTCCCTGGAGTTACAATTTATACATTCCATAAGCTACTCTGCTATCTATATACTGACCAGATTCCGCCAATTTCGGCTGTGAAATGCCTTAATCTGTTGGAGTTGGCCAATCGACTGTGTCTGCCGCGACTACTCAATTTGGTTGAGTGTCGTGTCATTGAAGATCTCACACTGATTTCCCAGAACGAAACCAATGAGACGGTGGATCATTGCCTTAAGTTGCTAGAGCCAGTCAAG TTGCACAATGCCCATCAGCTGGCCGAATGGTGCATGTCGTATCTATGCGTCAATTACAATATGATTTGTAAATTCTCACTCAAGGGCTTAAAAGCTTTGCATCAGGATAATCAGGAATATTTGCGTGAGCACAGATGGCCGCCTGTCTGGTATCTAAAGGATTACGATTACTATCAACGATGCCTAAATGAGCTAAATAAGGAGGTTAAGCAAAAGACATCTCGACGGGATTCACCAAGCGATGATGAAGGTTGCTTATGCTTTACTGGGG TGTTCTCTTGCTGGCTGTTAGGTAAATCCAAGCGCACAGGTGGAGCCGTTGGAGCTGGAGGTGGAAGTGCGGGCAATGCACCAACGGATAGCACTACGGGCGATAATCAAATCTTTAATAGCACAGCGAATTCTATAAATCACATTGATCTGGAAGCCGATATGGATCTGAATCTCTGA
- the LOC6638787 gene encoding rho-related BTB domain-containing protein 1 isoform X2, producing the protein MTKMDNEQPHQELVKCVLVGDTAVGKTRLICARACNKHVSLSQLLSTHVPTVWAIDQYRIYKDVLERSWEVVDGVNVSLRLWDTFGDHDKDRRFAYGRSDVVLLCFSIASPISLRNCKMMWYPEIRRFCPDVPVILVGCKNDLRYMYRDENYLSYFGEKGTFVRAALKSDLVMPDEARAVAKELGVAYYETSVFTYFGVNEVFENAIRSALIARRQQRFWMTNLKKVQKPLLQAPFRPPKPPPPEVTVMVGNYRQDIYNMFLSQAYTDLILVVGGAIKFAVHRFMLAAASSIFQRLLNTELSDMGGRSSSESSMVSSTFGEATIADFNDDTESLIRYETRTQRMWEHLKRRSSYQALPLVEAKRSSDLYRELHHPVLQSIRLVQVENQRGVSGLQTIVALSKLISPQALHQCLRFIYTGTIDKDCNNLQEIREAADLLELPQLTQLLSKPQSIIESPNDEPNPHICLRIKESMERHCIGDGCFSDVTFELDDGLMKAHRAVLVGRCDVMRAMLLGDFREAHSNVIVFPGVTIYTFHKLLCYLYTDQIPPISAVKCLNLLELANRLCLPRLLNLVECRVIEDLTLISQNETNETVDHCLKLLEPVKLHNAHQLAEWCMSYLCVNYNMICKFSLKGLKALHQDNQEYLREHRWPPVWYLKDYDYYQRCLNELNKEVKQKTSRRDSPSDDEGCLCFTGGKSKRTGGAVGAGGGSAGNAPTDSTTGDNQIFNSTANSINHIDLEADMDLNL; encoded by the exons ATGACGAAAATGGATAACGAGCAGCCACATCAAGAGTTGGTCAAATGTGTACTGGTCGGGGATACTGCGGTAGGTAAGACACGTCTAATCTGCGCCAGGGCATGCAATAAGCACGTGTCGCTATCCCAATTGCTATCAACTCATGTGCCCACAGTCTGGGCAATCGATCAGTATCGCATCTACAAAGAT GTTTTGGAGCGTTCGTGGGAAGTTGTGGATGGTGTTAATGTATCTTTACGTCTATGGGACACATTCGGTGATCATGACAAAGATAGGCGTTTTGCCTATGGACGATCCGATGTGGTTCTATTATGTTTCTCCATCGCCAGCCCCATTTCATTACGCAACTGTAAAATGATGTGGTATCCAGAGATACGAAGATTTTGTCCCGATGTTCCCGTCATACTTGTTGGATGTAAGAACGATTTACGATATATGTATCGTGATGAAAATTATCTATCGTATTTTGGTGAAAAGGGCACATTTGTTCG CGCCGCTTTGAAGAGCGATCTTGTGATGCCCGATGAGGCGCGTGCTGTGGCCAAGGAACTGGGCGTGGCCTACTATGAGACCAGTGTCTTTACCTACTTCGGTGTCAATGAGGTATTCGAGAATGCTATACGCTCGGCATTGATTGCACGACGCCAGCAAAGATTCTGGATGACCAATCTGAAAAAGGTTCAAAAGCCATTACTACAAGCCCCATTCCGACCACCGAAACCGCCACCGCCGGAGGTTACCGTCATGGTTGGCAATTATCGCCAGGACATATACAATATGTTCCTCTCGCAAGCCTATACCGATCTCATTCTAGTGGTTGGAGGTGCCATTAAATTTGCCGTTCATAGATTTATGCTTGCGGCGGCCTCCAGTATTTTCCAACGACTATTAAATACCGAGCTCAGCGATATGGGCGGACGGAGTAGCAGTGAATCAAGCATGGTTAGCTCAACATTTGGTGAGGCGACCATTGCGGATTTTAACGATGACACAGAATCTCTAATCCGCTACGAAACACGCACACAACG AATGTGGGAACATCTGAAGCGACGCTCCAGCTATCAGGCTTTGCCGCTTGTGGAGGCCAAACGTTCGAGTGATCTCTATAGGGAACTGCATCATCCTGTATTGCAAAGTATACGATTAGTCCAAGTGGAAAATCAACGAGGAGTCAGTGGCTTGCAAACAATTGTGGCGCTTAGTAAGCTCATCTCACCACAGGCTTTGCATCAATGTCTGAGATTCATATATACGGGAACCATTGACAAAGATTGTAATAATCTGCAA GAAATAAGAGAAGCTGCCGATTTATTAGAACTGCCGCAATTAACTCAGTTACTTTCCAAGCCGCAAAGCATCATAGAAAGTCCCAATGACGAGCCAAATCCTCACATTTGTCTT cGCATCAAAGAGAGTATGGAACGTCATTGCATTGGAGACGGTTGTTTTAGCGATGTAACCTTTGAGCTAGACGATGGTCTTATGAAG GCACATCGCGCTGTTTTGGTGGGTCGTTGCGATGTAATGCGTGCCATGTTATTGGGCGATTTTCGTGAGGCACACTCCAATGTG ATTGTTTTCCCTGGAGTTACAATTTATACATTCCATAAGCTACTCTGCTATCTATATACTGACCAGATTCCGCCAATTTCGGCTGTGAAATGCCTTAATCTGTTGGAGTTGGCCAATCGACTGTGTCTGCCGCGACTACTCAATTTGGTTGAGTGTCGTGTCATTGAAGATCTCACACTGATTTCCCAGAACGAAACCAATGAGACGGTGGATCATTGCCTTAAGTTGCTAGAGCCAGTCAAG TTGCACAATGCCCATCAGCTGGCCGAATGGTGCATGTCGTATCTATGCGTCAATTACAATATGATTTGTAAATTCTCACTCAAGGGCTTAAAAGCTTTGCATCAGGATAATCAGGAATATTTGCGTGAGCACAGATGGCCGCCTGTCTGGTATCTAAAGGATTACGATTACTATCAACGATGCCTAAATGAGCTAAATAAGGAGGTTAAGCAAAAGACATCTCGACGGGATTCACCAAGCGATGATGAAGGTTGCTTATGCTTTACTGGGG GTAAATCCAAGCGCACAGGTGGAGCCGTTGGAGCTGGAGGTGGAAGTGCGGGCAATGCACCAACGGATAGCACTACGGGCGATAATCAAATCTTTAATAGCACAGCGAATTCTATAAATCACATTGATCTGGAAGCCGATATGGATCTGAATCTCTGA